The following coding sequences lie in one Timaviella obliquedivisa GSE-PSE-MK23-08B genomic window:
- a CDS encoding cellulase family glycosylhydrolase: MLRRSLSWLWVGLLTMSLIIGFSFYSKNSVAELPLVQTPLSTRGAEIVDAKGHPILLRGVNWFGIETDTHVPHGLWARDYKEMLAQMKDLGFNMIRLPYSVQSLRESAVKGIDFTLGSNRDLEGKTPLEVMDRIIGEAGQYGLMVLLDSHRLNDKEIPELWYGDGFTEADWLNTWTMLAKRYRHQANVIGADLKNEPHGRASWGTSDTATDWRMAAERAGEAILDINPNWLIVVEGVEKNVPGQVLDTHWWGGNLEGVRNYPVRLSRLDKLVYSPHEYGSGVFPQAWFSDRTFPNNLYRRWEIGFQYIARLKLAPILVGEFGGHKIGYWSKEGVWQRQFMDYLGENNLNFAYWSWNPNSDNTGGILKDDWRAVDGRKQRYLSKLLGKIGFVGTTTAQIDTSADLQAASQISPQIPRSSYPQGVTPSPFPEVAAAPPSSAKDPEIKRIEPPEVRVAAQGAAQGAAVESLRYTTHMDSDWQTGFCFRVQVTNQGAARSPDWRLRFQMADAVIDNSWGGRFDRQGTAYTVEPFEWGRSLYPDQTVDLGFCATKQGSDYPPQQVTLQID; this comes from the coding sequence ATGTTGAGGCGATCGCTAAGTTGGCTATGGGTCGGTTTGTTAACGATGTCCCTCATCATTGGATTCTCGTTCTATTCCAAAAACTCTGTGGCAGAACTCCCCCTTGTTCAAACGCCTCTCTCTACTCGGGGTGCTGAAATTGTCGATGCTAAAGGTCATCCAATTCTGCTCCGAGGCGTTAATTGGTTTGGCATTGAAACCGATACCCATGTTCCCCATGGTCTTTGGGCAAGGGACTACAAAGAGATGCTGGCTCAGATGAAAGACCTGGGGTTCAACATGATTCGCCTACCCTACTCGGTGCAATCTTTGCGAGAATCTGCGGTCAAAGGCATTGACTTCACCCTAGGCAGCAACCGGGATTTAGAGGGCAAAACACCTCTAGAAGTCATGGATCGGATTATCGGAGAAGCAGGGCAGTACGGGCTAATGGTGCTGCTCGACAGCCATCGCCTTAACGATAAGGAAATTCCTGAACTATGGTATGGCGATGGCTTCACCGAAGCCGATTGGCTCAATACTTGGACAATGCTGGCAAAGCGCTACCGTCACCAAGCCAATGTGATTGGGGCTGATTTGAAGAACGAACCCCACGGGCGCGCAAGTTGGGGCACCAGTGACACGGCGACCGATTGGCGGATGGCAGCAGAACGCGCTGGAGAAGCCATTCTTGACATTAACCCCAACTGGCTGATTGTCGTGGAAGGGGTGGAAAAGAATGTCCCAGGTCAGGTGTTGGATACTCACTGGTGGGGCGGCAATTTGGAGGGAGTACGAAACTATCCTGTCCGTCTATCTAGGCTTGATAAGTTAGTCTATTCACCCCACGAATATGGCTCAGGCGTGTTTCCCCAAGCCTGGTTCAGCGATCGCACTTTTCCCAACAATCTTTACAGAAGGTGGGAAATTGGCTTTCAATACATTGCTCGTCTCAAGTTGGCTCCCATTTTGGTAGGAGAGTTCGGTGGACACAAAATTGGCTACTGGTCGAAAGAAGGGGTTTGGCAACGGCAATTCATGGATTATTTAGGCGAGAACAACCTCAACTTTGCCTATTGGAGTTGGAACCCCAACAGCGACAATACGGGTGGCATTTTAAAGGATGACTGGCGAGCGGTAGATGGGCGAAAACAACGCTATTTAAGCAAACTCTTAGGAAAAATAGGTTTCGTAGGCACAACAACTGCCCAAATCGACACATCCGCAGATCTCCAAGCTGCTTCTCAAATTTCTCCTCAGATCCCGCGTTCAAGCTACCCGCAAGGAGTCACGCCCAGCCCCTTTCCTGAAGTCGCAGCGGCACCTCCTTCTTCTGCTAAAGACCCAGAAATAAAGCGGATAGAACCTCCAGAAGTTCGAGTAGCAGCACAAGGAGCAGCACAAGGAGCAGCAGTAGAGTCCTTACGCTATACCACCCACATGGACTCCGATTGGCAGACTGGATTTTGCTTCCGGGTGCAAGTCACAAATCAAGGAGCAGCCCGATCGCCCGATTGGCGACTCCGCTTTCAAATGGCAGATGCGGTGATTGACAATAGCTGGGGCGGACGGTTCGATCGCCAGGGTACTGCGTATACGGTGGAACCCTTCGAGTGGGGGCGATCGCTCTACCCCGACCAAACCGTTGATCTGGGCTTTTGTGCCACCAAGCAAGGTTCTGATTATCCACCTCAGCAAGTCACCTTGCAGATTGATTAA
- the menA gene encoding 2-carboxy-1,4-naphthoquinone phytyltransferase produces the protein MTLKPIDYSNPPISKKLWMAAIKPPMYSVAIMPIILGTAVAYADTQAINWEIFSLFLVSAVLILAWENLSNDVFDSDTGIDRHKAHSLVNLTGNRSLISTIGNLMLALGIGGVGAIAYLQQDFTILGIILLCCCLGYLYQGPPFRLGYQGLGEILCFFSFGPLAVAAAYYSQTKAWSNPSLVASIILGISTTLVLFCSHFHQVEDDLAAGKRSPIVRLGTAKGSQLLTLATASIFALTVIFVALRTLPLGTLLIFASLPVALKLTRHVRTYHNQPSRISNSKFIAVALHFWSSILLSLGFLF, from the coding sequence ATGACCCTCAAACCCATCGATTATTCCAACCCGCCCATCTCAAAAAAGCTCTGGATGGCAGCGATTAAGCCACCCATGTACAGCGTGGCAATTATGCCTATTATTTTAGGAACAGCAGTCGCTTACGCCGATACGCAAGCCATTAACTGGGAAATTTTTAGCCTATTTCTGGTTTCTGCTGTGCTAATTCTGGCGTGGGAAAACCTTAGCAATGATGTGTTTGACTCTGATACCGGAATCGATCGCCACAAAGCCCACTCTTTAGTAAATCTCACAGGTAATCGATCGCTGATTTCAACCATCGGCAACCTCATGCTGGCGCTCGGAATTGGCGGAGTTGGCGCGATCGCTTACCTCCAGCAAGATTTCACCATTCTGGGCATTATTCTCCTGTGCTGCTGCCTGGGCTATCTCTACCAAGGGCCGCCCTTTCGTTTAGGCTACCAGGGGCTGGGCGAAATTCTCTGCTTCTTTAGCTTTGGGCCCCTAGCAGTTGCCGCTGCTTACTACAGTCAAACTAAGGCTTGGTCAAACCCCAGCCTTGTCGCTTCGATTATTCTGGGCATCAGCACTACGCTGGTTTTGTTCTGCTCTCACTTCCACCAAGTCGAGGATGATTTAGCAGCAGGGAAGCGATCGCCCATCGTTCGGCTGGGCACTGCCAAGGGTTCTCAACTGCTAACCCTGGCAACCGCCAGCATTTTCGCGCTCACAGTCATCTTTGTTGCCCTGAGAACTCTGCCCCTAGGGACTCTGCTCATCTTTGCTAGCCTCCCAGTTGCGCTCAAGCTGACTCGCCACGTCCGTACCTATCACAACCAACCCTCCCGCATTAGCAATAGCAAATTTATTGCCGTCGCCCTCCACTTTTGGAGCAGCATCCTGTTAAGTCTGGGCTTCTTGTTTTAA
- a CDS encoding isochorismate synthase, protein MGIPVVDPLQVIHDLMQPDELHFYIENREEGMAIAAINTTLIHRSEGTQRFANAQQFTQNWLQHFITEGEHSPWAVPQFFGNFTFFDQEPTSCFAPATIFLPQWQIVRRQEQCALVANFLVDFQSNSEQLAIKVWQQIQTVNRLQHDCLFFTNVLPHPLEQWDRKQWQTEPFRSAVIAALESIQNQQIHKLVLAHAVDVRSPLPFQWAHSLHNLRQRHPDCTVFSVGNGQGQSFIGASPERILSIHNHQLVTDALAGSSPRGRSTIEDADLAQRLMNSDKERREHQVVVDFIAQRLVHLGLQPTFINSPTILPLSNIQHLHTPIHAAIPNHVHPFEILASLHPTPAVAGLPREIACQQIRQYENFGRSLYAAPLGWLDAQGNAEFIVGIRSALLDGHCARLYAGAGIVQGSDPDRELAEIKLKFQTLLQALV, encoded by the coding sequence TTGGGCATTCCAGTCGTTGATCCACTGCAAGTGATCCATGATCTGATGCAGCCGGATGAACTGCATTTTTACATAGAAAACCGGGAGGAGGGGATGGCGATCGCTGCCATCAACACCACTCTCATTCATCGATCTGAGGGCACTCAGCGATTCGCTAATGCCCAACAGTTTACGCAAAATTGGCTTCAGCATTTCATCACTGAGGGAGAACATTCGCCTTGGGCAGTGCCTCAGTTCTTTGGCAACTTCACGTTTTTTGATCAAGAGCCTACTTCTTGCTTTGCACCTGCCACAATTTTTTTGCCCCAATGGCAAATCGTTCGCCGTCAAGAGCAATGTGCTTTAGTCGCTAATTTTCTAGTTGATTTTCAATCCAATTCAGAACAATTAGCAATTAAAGTTTGGCAGCAGATCCAAACCGTGAATCGATTGCAGCACGATTGCCTATTTTTTACCAATGTTTTGCCGCATCCCTTAGAGCAATGGGACAGAAAGCAATGGCAAACTGAGCCGTTTCGATCGGCGGTGATCGCGGCGCTAGAATCGATCCAGAATCAGCAAATCCATAAGCTGGTTTTAGCTCATGCGGTTGATGTGCGATCGCCACTGCCTTTTCAGTGGGCGCATTCCTTGCACAACTTGCGGCAGCGCCATCCTGACTGCACAGTGTTTTCGGTAGGTAACGGTCAAGGGCAAAGTTTTATTGGTGCCAGTCCAGAGCGGATTTTAAGCATTCACAATCATCAGCTTGTCACTGATGCATTAGCAGGTTCATCCCCGCGTGGGCGATCGACAATTGAAGATGCTGATTTGGCACAGCGATTGATGAACAGTGATAAAGAGCGACGAGAGCATCAAGTTGTTGTAGATTTTATTGCGCAAAGATTAGTGCATTTAGGGTTGCAGCCTACGTTTATAAATAGTCCTACTATCTTGCCATTATCTAATATCCAACATTTGCATACGCCCATTCACGCGGCTATTCCTAATCACGTTCACCCATTTGAGATTTTGGCATCCCTACACCCAACTCCGGCGGTGGCTGGACTGCCTAGAGAAATTGCTTGTCAGCAGATTCGACAGTATGAAAACTTTGGGCGATCGCTCTATGCTGCGCCGCTGGGCTGGTTGGATGCTCAAGGAAACGCTGAGTTTATCGTGGGCATTCGATCGGCGTTGTTAGATGGGCACTGCGCTCGTCTTTATGCAGGCGCAGGCATTGTCCAAGGCTCTGACCCAGACCGGGAATTAGCAGAAATTAAGCTGAAGTTTCAAACGCTCTTGCAGGCGCTAGTTTGA
- a CDS encoding glycosyltransferase — translation MKVSVITVCKNSEKTIERSIQSLVTQTYPQIEYIVIDGDSTDRTKSIIEQYGDRITYFISEPDNGIYAAMNKGIQLATGNILYFLNSDDYLYDPNVIHDVVHFLADRPEYDFLYGDHEARFNFGKSSIHKPATPDQILKEMVCLGECFIQPASFFKAALFQKLGLFNESYNIAGDYEWFTRLLQNNTLQLGYYPRTIVSYAHGGASSHIRPLFEEVFAIQNQVPLYQEPDWLNQRLVELQKSFIDKYDRLEKTHYLSQKREQRIIYLESQEDALQVQVSTLRDELEKLKAGGLARRIWRKFKRLISN, via the coding sequence ATGAAAGTTTCTGTCATCACAGTCTGTAAAAACTCAGAAAAAACTATTGAGCGATCGATTCAAAGTCTCGTTACTCAAACCTATCCGCAAATTGAATATATTGTGATTGATGGTGATTCAACTGATAGGACAAAATCGATTATTGAGCAGTATGGCGATCGCATTACCTATTTTATTAGCGAACCTGATAATGGCATCTATGCCGCCATGAATAAAGGCATTCAACTTGCCACTGGAAATATTTTATACTTCCTTAACTCCGATGATTACTTGTATGATCCTAACGTTATTCATGATGTGGTTCACTTTCTAGCAGATCGTCCAGAATATGACTTCCTCTACGGCGATCATGAAGCAAGATTCAACTTCGGTAAGTCTTCTATTCATAAACCTGCCACACCCGATCAAATTCTTAAAGAAATGGTCTGCTTAGGAGAATGCTTCATTCAACCTGCTAGCTTCTTTAAAGCTGCCCTGTTTCAGAAGTTGGGACTATTTAACGAGTCTTATAACATTGCTGGAGACTACGAATGGTTCACTCGATTGCTGCAAAATAATACACTTCAGTTAGGCTATTACCCTCGAACGATTGTATCTTATGCTCATGGAGGCGCATCAAGTCACATTCGCCCTTTATTTGAAGAAGTTTTTGCCATTCAAAATCAAGTTCCTCTTTACCAAGAACCAGATTGGCTCAATCAACGTTTAGTAGAACTTCAAAAATCTTTTATTGACAAGTACGATCGCTTAGAAAAAACTCACTATCTCTCTCAAAAAAGAGAACAGCGTATTATTTATCTAGAATCTCAAGAAGATGCTTTGCAAGTCCAAGTGAGCACCCTGCGGGATGAATTAGAGAAATTGAAGGCAGGGGGATTGGCCAGGCGGATCTGGCGAAAATTCAAGCGGCTGATTTCAAACTAG
- a CDS encoding glycosyltransferase family 4 protein: MKIIQVSNSDIRGGAARAAYRLHRGLIAIQQDSQMLVLDRRSPDKTVLKLDHSSTNPHSSFLSIIQKRYVNQNRTPLSNTSFSLPYPGIDLTPVDAIVTADIINLHWVAYYQSPASLHHLLMHKPVVWTLHDMWAFTGGCHYSAGCNQYQQNCAVCPQLQADPYSLTAAVLQDRLDLLGDTPLVIVTPSQWLANCAKQSRVLKNQRIEVIPYSLETDVFFPLNRAEAKRELGLEAGAIALLIGADNGNEDRKGFVELLQALHLCRQNPQFQALLAAQKFQLWCFGTPNEHLTELGLPLHFFGRIDSDLQLRQVYAAADLFVLPSLEDNFPNTMLEAMSCGTPVIAFEVGGIPDVVKNGVTGWTVPLGDTAAMAAAILEGIFADDLREHRAQASRQVMAQQYALTVQAQRYLELYEDLRHNAPKQYSSERGSGAMGKRFEKVFYPLALKVTEEELQESRRQARQSLERSQAEVQILRDRLTAIETSKFWKLRSAWFKLKRWLGLSVEQE; this comes from the coding sequence ATGAAAATTATTCAGGTGAGCAACAGTGATATTCGGGGTGGAGCGGCACGAGCGGCTTACCGTTTGCACCGAGGACTAATTGCTATTCAGCAAGACTCACAAATGCTGGTTTTGGATCGGCGATCGCCAGATAAAACTGTTCTCAAGCTTGATCATTCTTCCACCAATCCTCATTCCAGTTTCCTTTCCATCATTCAGAAGCGTTACGTTAACCAAAATCGCACGCCTTTATCTAATACTTCGTTCTCACTGCCCTACCCCGGAATTGATTTAACTCCTGTCGATGCGATCGTTACTGCTGACATTATTAATCTTCATTGGGTTGCTTATTATCAATCCCCTGCCAGCCTACATCATCTGTTAATGCACAAGCCTGTGGTTTGGACGCTGCATGATATGTGGGCATTCACGGGCGGCTGTCATTACTCAGCAGGGTGCAATCAATATCAACAAAATTGTGCCGTGTGTCCTCAACTCCAAGCTGATCCATACAGCCTCACCGCAGCAGTGTTGCAAGATCGGCTGGATTTGTTGGGCGATACACCGCTTGTGATTGTTACGCCTAGCCAGTGGTTAGCTAATTGCGCCAAGCAAAGTCGCGTGTTGAAGAATCAACGGATTGAGGTAATTCCTTATTCTTTAGAAACAGATGTTTTTTTCCCCTTAAATCGGGCAGAGGCAAAACGCGAATTAGGACTTGAAGCAGGGGCGATCGCTCTCCTGATTGGTGCAGACAACGGTAACGAAGATCGCAAAGGGTTTGTCGAACTGCTGCAAGCTCTGCACCTCTGCCGCCAAAATCCTCAATTTCAAGCTCTTCTTGCTGCCCAAAAATTCCAGCTTTGGTGTTTCGGCACTCCCAACGAGCACCTCACCGAACTTGGCTTGCCTTTGCATTTCTTTGGCAGAATTGACTCTGACCTACAACTCCGCCAAGTCTATGCCGCTGCCGACCTGTTTGTCCTGCCTTCCCTCGAAGACAACTTTCCTAACACCATGCTAGAAGCCATGAGTTGCGGTACGCCTGTCATTGCGTTTGAGGTAGGCGGCATTCCAGATGTGGTTAAAAATGGTGTGACGGGCTGGACTGTGCCGCTAGGAGACACTGCGGCAATGGCAGCAGCAATCTTAGAGGGCATCTTTGCTGATGATTTACGAGAGCACCGGGCACAAGCCTCTCGGCAAGTCATGGCACAACAGTATGCTTTAACGGTGCAGGCACAGCGATACCTTGAACTATATGAGGACTTGAGACACAATGCTCCAAAGCAGTACAGCAGTGAGAGGGGTTCGGGTGCGATGGGCAAGCGCTTTGAAAAAGTGTTTTATCCGCTGGCATTGAAAGTTACAGAAGAGGAATTGCAGGAATCTCGGCGGCAAGCCCGGCAATCGTTAGAGCGATCGCAAGCAGAAGTACAAATATTGCGCGATCGCCTTACCGCTATAGAAACTAGCAAGTTTTGGAAGCTCCGCAGCGCGTGGTTTAAACTAAAACGGTGGTTGGGATTATCTGTTGAACAAGAGTAA
- a CDS encoding glycosyltransferase, with amino-acid sequence MPKVSVIIPNYNHDRFLTKRVRSILDQTFQDFEIIYLDDTSTDNSDVVVAPFLSHFTHVIKNETNSGIPFKQWNKGASLAQGEYLWIAESDDYTDKHFLERLVDVLDRHPNVGLAYCQSWGVDEGDRILQSWKLNTDTLDLERWQQDFINNGKDECQRYLIYKNTVPNASATLIRRNVYEQVGKAEESLKLCGDWLTWIKILMQSDIAFVATPLNYFRTHAHSVRSGSLKYLVYAEESYQVLKYALQHCNIAPETANKAYQVMLERWYEAAIAHRNEAPNRVHIRIYRLANRIDPMLKRRLLRKALADPRSAEIEQLQEKLLNRKVRIEHLRSRLDNTQQELEQARSQIAAMETSKFWAIRKGWFRFKRMLRLRRQE; translated from the coding sequence GTGCCTAAAGTCAGCGTCATCATCCCCAACTATAATCACGATCGCTTCCTCACCAAGCGCGTCCGAAGCATTCTTGACCAAACCTTCCAAGACTTTGAAATCATTTACCTCGACGATACTTCTACTGATAATAGCGATGTTGTTGTTGCCCCATTTCTATCTCACTTTACTCATGTTATTAAAAACGAAACGAATAGCGGTATTCCTTTCAAACAGTGGAACAAAGGTGCAAGCTTAGCCCAAGGCGAATACCTCTGGATTGCCGAGTCTGATGACTATACCGATAAACACTTTTTGGAGCGATTAGTTGACGTTCTCGATCGCCATCCCAACGTCGGTTTAGCTTACTGTCAATCGTGGGGAGTGGATGAAGGCGATCGCATTTTGCAATCGTGGAAACTCAATACCGATACTCTTGATTTAGAACGCTGGCAACAGGACTTTATTAATAATGGTAAAGATGAATGTCAACGCTATTTAATCTACAAAAATACAGTTCCTAATGCTAGTGCTACCCTCATCCGTCGCAATGTTTATGAACAGGTCGGAAAGGCTGAAGAATCTCTAAAACTCTGTGGTGATTGGCTCACTTGGATTAAAATTCTCATGCAATCAGATATTGCCTTTGTTGCCACGCCGCTCAACTACTTTCGCACCCATGCCCATTCCGTTCGTTCTGGCTCATTAAAATATCTCGTTTACGCCGAAGAAAGCTATCAGGTTTTAAAGTATGCCCTTCAGCATTGCAACATTGCCCCTGAAACGGCAAACAAAGCCTATCAAGTGATGTTAGAACGCTGGTACGAAGCCGCGATCGCTCACCGCAATGAAGCGCCCAATCGAGTCCACATCCGCATCTACAGGTTAGCTAACCGCATTGACCCAATGCTGAAACGTCGCCTTTTACGAAAAGCTTTGGCTGACCCACGCTCTGCCGAGATTGAACAACTCCAGGAAAAATTGCTGAATCGCAAAGTCCGCATAGAACATTTGCGATCGCGTCTTGACAACACTCAGCAAGAGCTAGAGCAAGCGCGATCGCAAATTGCCGCTATGGAAACCAGCAAGTTTTGGGCAATTCGCAAAGGATGGTTTCGCTTTAAGCGAATGCTTCGCTTGCGTAGGCAGGAGTAA
- a CDS encoding glycosyltransferase family 2 protein — MESIESAKRNMMGTRLEMAKLCAFLGKEPWVVTSNAAFDGCTTPSVTVIITLYNYADYIKQCLDSVCATITDPLPGGFDVLIIDDCSTDESASLVEDYLKNFKTPICLVKKAFNTGLADARNTGLHLARAPFVFILDADNWIYPNCLSVLYKAIHTSGSAGVYGIINRFNSKTGKGAGLISFYEWDVRELLTCPYIDAMAMFKKDILLKVGGYSTELMVIAWSGWEDYDLWLKLAQAGYDARLVPNILSAYRVHPNSMIHTTNAYTEILVQHFKKKFSKLIEQYDDMTIVFGAPRHGEHQTSSSTQAQLQEAQVTLKRVRQNLQKTRAELAEAQERTAAMETSKFWKLRKSWLHIKRFFRISKEQR, encoded by the coding sequence ATGGAGAGTATTGAGTCGGCAAAACGCAACATGATGGGCACAAGGCTAGAAATGGCGAAGCTGTGTGCCTTCCTGGGTAAAGAGCCTTGGGTTGTTACCAGTAATGCCGCTTTTGATGGCTGCACCACTCCGAGTGTGACGGTCATCATTACCCTTTACAACTATGCTGACTATATTAAACAATGTTTGGATAGCGTTTGCGCCACTATTACCGACCCGTTACCGGGTGGTTTTGATGTGCTCATTATCGATGATTGCTCCACTGACGAATCAGCTAGTCTAGTTGAAGATTATCTTAAGAACTTCAAAACCCCCATCTGCCTTGTCAAGAAAGCATTCAATACAGGCTTAGCTGATGCCCGTAATACTGGCTTGCACCTAGCTCGGGCTCCGTTCGTTTTCATTTTAGATGCCGACAATTGGATTTATCCTAATTGTTTATCCGTTTTGTATAAAGCCATTCACACCTCTGGATCTGCTGGAGTGTATGGCATCATTAATCGCTTTAATAGTAAAACAGGTAAAGGCGCTGGATTAATTTCTTTTTACGAGTGGGATGTGAGGGAGTTGCTCACTTGCCCCTATATTGACGCTATGGCAATGTTCAAAAAGGACATTTTGCTAAAAGTCGGTGGCTATTCTACCGAACTCATGGTGATTGCTTGGTCAGGCTGGGAAGATTATGACTTGTGGCTAAAGCTAGCGCAAGCGGGCTACGACGCTAGGCTGGTGCCTAACATTTTAAGTGCCTACCGAGTTCACCCTAATTCGATGATTCATACCACTAATGCTTACACCGAGATATTGGTACAGCATTTTAAGAAAAAGTTTTCTAAGTTAATTGAACAGTATGACGATATGACGATCGTGTTTGGTGCGCCGCGACATGGTGAACATCAGACTTCATCTTCAACTCAAGCTCAACTGCAAGAGGCACAAGTCACCTTAAAGCGTGTGCGCCAAAATTTACAAAAGACCAGAGCAGAACTGGCAGAAGCACAGGAGAGAACTGCGGCAATGGAAACTAGCAAGTTTTGGAAGCTTAGAAAAAGTTGGTTGCACATTAAACGCTTTTTCAGGATTAGTAAAGAACAACGATAA
- a CDS encoding glycosyltransferase, translating into MSSSQPLIQAVKIFVTSLGNHFMIEIAEIFDEGFRNSGIQSEIRIDKIPSLQPKPELMQLVIAPHEFFNLFLEPRLTPTEVLEVVRSVYILSAEQPLTHWFEMACDRARPSLGVLDITEHTAIEYRKRGIFTLHAPLGYATCFEAGIDPKNLPDRTFDLLFLGSNSPKRERFLSQNADLFNRYNSNIVITRLEKPKFHHTAGFFANHDRNRLLRSCKILVNIHANDNTYFEWLRVVMAIANGCLVISETSDYIEPLINNKHLIITEIDDIAAQCDYYLEHESERLAIVNKAYEFITQEFNSGILCKSVLQELRQHLEQKNLQKA; encoded by the coding sequence ATGTCTTCTTCCCAGCCTCTTATCCAAGCCGTCAAAATATTTGTCACATCATTAGGCAATCATTTCATGATTGAGATTGCTGAGATTTTTGATGAAGGCTTCAGAAATAGCGGCATTCAGTCAGAAATTAGGATTGATAAGATTCCATCCCTTCAGCCTAAACCGGAATTGATGCAGTTGGTCATTGCTCCCCACGAGTTCTTCAACCTGTTTCTAGAACCGCGGCTTACCCCCACTGAAGTTTTAGAAGTGGTGCGATCGGTCTATATCCTGAGTGCCGAACAACCGCTCACCCATTGGTTTGAGATGGCTTGCGATCGCGCTAGACCCTCTCTTGGCGTTTTAGATATTACCGAGCACACTGCTATCGAATACCGCAAACGCGGCATCTTCACGCTCCATGCTCCCTTGGGTTACGCCACCTGTTTTGAAGCAGGGATCGATCCCAAAAATCTGCCCGATCGCACCTTCGACCTACTTTTTCTCGGCAGCAACTCCCCTAAACGTGAGCGCTTTCTCTCTCAAAATGCTGATCTGTTCAATCGTTACAACAGCAATATCGTCATCACCCGTCTAGAAAAACCTAAATTTCACCACACTGCCGGATTTTTTGCCAACCACGATCGCAATCGACTTTTGCGCTCCTGCAAAATCTTAGTCAACATTCACGCTAACGATAATACTTACTTTGAATGGTTGAGAGTCGTGATGGCGATCGCTAACGGTTGTCTTGTCATTTCCGAAACCAGCGACTACATTGAGCCACTCATTAATAATAAACATTTAATTATCACCGAGATAGACGACATTGCTGCCCAATGTGACTACTATCTAGAACATGAATCAGAACGATTAGCGATCGTTAACAAAGCTTACGAATTTATTACTCAAGAATTTAACTCTGGTATTCTCTGCAAATCAGTATTACAAGAGTTGAGACAGCATTTAGAACAAAAAAATCTGCAAAAGGCATAG
- a CDS encoding methyltransferase domain-containing protein codes for MQTKIDAEQPEVQQLQNQLKRLKRKLQQVQKEHNYATSIITAMESSKFWQLRNAWFELKKSLRLGKDNFHETRSLPQPRPDTTDLLSTPTELISAVAEAPIKALPLEQKSIMELTREHIAELYLKGQGIEIGALNHPLAVPEGVKVLYVDRMSVADLRQQYPELNDIDLVEADILANGEELETIADVTQDFVIANHFIEHCQDTIGAIHNMLRVLKPGGILYTAIPDKRFSFDVDRQVTSLEHIWRDHTEGPAWSKRQHFEGWVRHVGKKQDEADIAREIDHLIEIDYSIHYHVFTQTSWLKLFVDLQQNLSIKFDIELVFKNGAYEVVLIARRLP; via the coding sequence ATGCAAACAAAAATTGACGCAGAACAACCAGAAGTTCAGCAACTCCAGAACCAACTTAAACGACTCAAACGAAAGCTTCAGCAAGTCCAAAAAGAACATAACTATGCCACCTCGATTATCACTGCGATGGAAAGCAGCAAGTTTTGGCAATTGCGGAATGCTTGGTTTGAGCTAAAAAAGAGCCTTAGGCTGGGCAAAGATAACTTTCACGAGACGCGATCGCTCCCTCAGCCTCGTCCTGATACGACTGATCTGCTTTCCACGCCCACCGAACTCATCAGCGCGGTTGCAGAAGCTCCCATAAAAGCGCTTCCATTAGAACAGAAGTCAATTATGGAGTTGACCCGCGAACACATCGCAGAACTATATCTTAAAGGGCAAGGTATTGAGATCGGGGCTTTAAACCATCCTCTTGCTGTCCCCGAAGGTGTCAAGGTTCTCTACGTTGATCGTATGTCCGTTGCAGACCTACGGCAGCAGTACCCAGAACTCAACGATATAGACCTCGTCGAAGCCGACATCTTAGCCAACGGCGAAGAACTAGAAACCATCGCAGATGTCACCCAAGACTTTGTCATTGCCAACCATTTCATTGAGCATTGTCAAGATACCATTGGCGCCATTCACAATATGCTCCGAGTGCTCAAACCAGGAGGCATTTTATACACCGCCATCCCCGACAAACGCTTTAGCTTTGATGTCGATCGTCAAGTCACCTCTCTAGAACATATATGGCGCGATCATACTGAGGGTCCCGCGTGGTCAAAACGCCAGCACTTTGAAGGCTGGGTACGTCATGTTGGGAAAAAACAAGACGAAGCCGATATCGCCCGTGAAATTGACCATCTCATTGAGATTGACTACAGCATTCACTATCACGTCTTTACTCAAACCTCGTGGCTAAAACTCTTTGTCGACTTACAGCAAAATCTATCTATCAAATTTGATATTGAGTTGGTCTTCAAAAATGGAGCCTATGAGGTCGTTCTAATTGCGAGAAGGTTACCTTAG